One window of the Microtus ochrogaster isolate Prairie Vole_2 chromosome 10, MicOch1.0, whole genome shotgun sequence genome contains the following:
- the Pqbp1 gene encoding polyglutamine-binding protein 1, which yields MPLPVALQTRLAKRGILKHLEPEPEEEIIAEDYDDDPVDYESTRLEGLPPNWYKVFDPSCGLPYYWNVETDLVSWLSPHDPNFVVSKSAKKLRTNNAEAEDKLDRNHEKLDRNHEKSDRSHEKPDRSHEKADRNHEKSDRERSYDKVDNRERDRDRERDRDRGYDKADREDGKDRRHHRREELAPYPKNKKAASRKDEELDPMDPSSYSDAPRGTWSTGLPKRNEAKTGADTTAAGPLFQQRPYPSPGAVLRANAEASRTKQQD from the exons ATGCCGCTCCCGGTTGCACTGCAGACCCGCTTGGCGAAGAGGGGCATCCTCAAACATTTGGAGCCCG AGCCAGAGGAAGAGATTATTGCTGAGGACTATGACGATGACCCTGTCGACTATGAGTCCACCCGGTTAGAGGGTCTGCCACCGAACTGGTACAAGGTGTTTGACCCTTCTTG TGGACTCCCCTATTACTGGAATGTCGAGACAGACCTCGTGTCGTGGCTCTCACCACATGACCCCAACTTTGTCGTTTCCAAATCTGCCAAGAAACTGAGGACCAATAATGCTG AGGCTGAGGACAAGTTGGACCGGAATCATGAGAAGTTGGACAGAAATCATGAGAAGTCAGACCGAAGTCACGAGAAGCCAGACAGGAGCCATGAGAAGGCAGACCGAAACCATGAGAAGTCTGATCGAGAGCGGAGCTATGACAAAGTggacaacagagagagagatcggGACAGGGAACGAGATCGGGACCGGGGGTATGACAAGGCAGACCGGGAAGATGGCAAAGACCGGCGCCACCATCGCAGAGAGGAGCTAGCTCCTTACCCCAAGAACAAGAAGG CGGCGAGCCGGAAAGATGAAGAATTAGACCCTATGGATCCCAGCTCGTACTCAGATGCACCCCG GGGCACATGGTCAACAGGACTACCCAAGAGGAATGAGGCCAAGACAGGCGCCGACACGACAGCAGCTGGGCCCCTCTTCCAGCAGCGCCCATACCCTTCCCCAGGGGCTGTGCTCCGCGCCAACGCTGAGGCCTCCCGAACCAAACAGCAGGACTGA
- the Timm17b gene encoding mitochondrial import inner membrane translocase subunit Tim17-B — MEEYAREPCPWRIVDDCGGAFTMGVIGGGVFQAIKGFRNAPVGIRHRFRGSVNAVRIRAPQIGGSFAVWGGLFSTIDCGLVRLRGKEDPWNSITSGALTGAVLAARSGPLAMVGSAMMGGILLALIEGVGILLTRYTAQQFRNAPPFLEDPNQLTPKEGAPAPGYPNYQQYH; from the exons ATGGAGGAGTACGCTCGCGAACCTTG CCCATGGCGGATTGTGGATGATTGCGGTGGAGCCTTCACTATGGGTGTCATTGGTGGTGGAGTCTTCCAGGCTATCAAGGGCTTTCGTAATGCCCCTGTT GGAATACGACACCGCTTCAGAGGTAGTGTCAATGCTGTGAGGATTCGAGCACCCCAGATTGGAG GTAGCTTTGCAGTGTGGGGAGGCCTGTTTTCCACCATTGACTGTGGCCTTGTACGGCTGCGGGGCAAGGAAGACCCCTGGAACTCCATCACCAGTGGAGCGTTGACTGGAGCAGTGCTGGCTGCACGCA gtggtCCTCTGGCTATGGTGGGCTCTGCGATGATGGGGGGCATCCTGTTGGCCCTCATCGAGGGTGTTGGTATCCTTCTCACTCGCTATACTGCCCAGCAGTTCCGCAATG CACCCCCATTCTTGGAGGACCCCAACCAGCTAACCCCTAAAGAAGGAGCTCCGGCCCCAGGTTATCCCAACTACCAGCAGTACCACTGA